DNA sequence from the uncultured Ilyobacter sp. genome:
AAGGGTTGTGTAAGGGCTGTGAAATCTGTGTTGAATTCTGTCCAAAGGATGTTTTGGACATGAAAGATGGAAGAGTCAATGTTAAAAATATCAGCGCATGCATACAGTGTAATATGTGTGGTAAGCTATGTCCTGATTATGCTATCGGTATTAGGAGGAATGGATAATGAGCAAAATTAAGTTTATGCAAGGAAACGAAGCTTGTGTTGAGGGTGCCATCGCTGCTGGAATGAAGTTTTTTGCAGGATATCCTATTACACCATCAACTGAGGTTATGGAAAAATCTGCTGAAATGCTTCCTAGAGTTGAGGGGAAATTTATTCAGATGGAAGATGAGATCGCAGGTATAGCTGCTGCCATCGGTGGTTCAATTGCAGGATCAAAGTCTATGACTGCAACAAGCGGACCGGGATTCTCACTTAAAATGGAAAACCTAGGATATGCAGTTATTGCTGAAATTCCTTTAGTTGTTGTAAATGTACAAAGAAGCGGACCAAGTACAGGTCTTCCTACA
Encoded proteins:
- a CDS encoding 4Fe-4S binding protein, which gives rise to MEEKVLVVKKGLCKGCEICVEFCPKDVLDMKDGRVNVKNISACIQCNMCGKLCPDYAIGIRRNG